From the Mammaliicoccus sciuri genome, the window TTTATTTAATAACGTTTTAACATTCATCGTTATTGCTCCTTTATTTTCAATAGGTCTATTATACACTTTCTTAAGTTGATTTTATAGCTTAGACTATAAGTATAAACAATTATAAAATGAGTGAGCGTTTACTTTAACATAAAGGGGTGCTTTTATGATTAATATTCAATCCATTACAAAATCTTATGGAAAAGCAGTTATTTTAAAAGATGTAACAACTCAATTTGAACCTGGTTTAATAACAGGTTTAATTGGCCCATCAGGTGCAGACAAGACGACTTTGATCAAATGTATTTTAGGCATGACAACTATGAATTCTGGTACAATTTCGATTAATGGAAATCGTATACCTAACAGAGAAATTTTAAGGTCTATTGGTTATATGTCTCAAAGTGATGCATTATTCGATGATTTAACCGCTGTTGAAAATTTAAAATTCTTTGCGAAATTATATATTCATAAAGCACATAAATTGGATATCAACGAACAAATAAAACGAACACTGGAAATTGTTAACTTAACACACGAAAAACATAAAAAAGTTAAGGCATTTTCCGGAGGTATGAAACGTAGATTATCACTTGCAATTAGTATGATTCAAAATCCAGACATATTGATTTTAGATGAGCCAACAGTTGGCATCGACCCTAGATTAAGAAAATCAATATGGAATGATTTGTTTCAATTTAGAGATGAGGGCAAGACCATTCTTATCACAACACATGTATTAGATGAAGCTGATAAATGTGATCGTTTATTACTAATGAGAGAAGGACAAATTATTTCATATGGTACGCCTAATGAAATTAAATCATCGTTTAATGTAAATACGATTGAAGATGTCTTCTTAGCGTTAGGAGATGGTACACATGATTAATATTGCCACGCGTATTTTAAAACAAGTTATAAGAGATAAACGGACCCTTATGCTCTTACTCGTTGCACCGTTATTAATAATGACGTTGATTTATTTTTTATTTAATTATTCTGATGAGTCAACTGATTTAAAAGTGGGTACTTATCAAGTAAACGATCAAATCATTTCAAGCCTCAAAAAACAAGATATTAATATTCAAAAGTATTCAAACCAACAAGATTTAAAACATAAATTTAAAGAGGATCATTTAGATGGTTTTCTATCATTAAACGATAACAAACTAGATGTAACCTACGAAAATACTGACCCAAGCAAAACGAGTCAATTAAAGTTAACCATCAATAAATTAGTCATTATGCAAAGTACAAAGCAGTTGTCATCTGTCGTTAATCAACAAGGAAAAATCATTCAGTCCATAACTCAACAACTGCCAGCAGCCGAAAAGTCTCAAGTTTCGGCTAAATACCCAACTCATATAACAAAATTAGATGCCAAAGAACATTATTTACATGGTGATAAAGATACAAATTATTTTGATACAATAACCCCTATTTTAATCGCATTTTTCGTATTCTTCTTTACATTCTTAATTTCAGGTA encodes:
- a CDS encoding ABC transporter ATP-binding protein, with translation MINIQSITKSYGKAVILKDVTTQFEPGLITGLIGPSGADKTTLIKCILGMTTMNSGTISINGNRIPNREILRSIGYMSQSDALFDDLTAVENLKFFAKLYIHKAHKLDINEQIKRTLEIVNLTHEKHKKVKAFSGGMKRRLSLAISMIQNPDILILDEPTVGIDPRLRKSIWNDLFQFRDEGKTILITTHVLDEADKCDRLLLMREGQIISYGTPNEIKSSFNVNTIEDVFLALGDGTHD
- a CDS encoding ABC transporter permease — translated: MINIATRILKQVIRDKRTLMLLLVAPLLIMTLIYFLFNYSDESTDLKVGTYQVNDQIISSLKKQDINIQKYSNQQDLKHKFKEDHLDGFLSLNDNKLDVTYENTDPSKTSQLKLTINKLVIMQSTKQLSSVVNQQGKIIQSITQQLPAAEKSQVSAKYPTHITKLDAKEHYLHGDKDTNYFDTITPILIAFFVFFFTFLISGISLLKERTSGTLERTLSSPIKKYEIILGYIIGYGTFAIIQTTLIVLYAIYVLQMVSEGNILLVFVTNVLVSFIALTLGLLLSTFASSEFQMIQFIPLVVIPQVFFAGIIPVESMHKVLVYIAHIMPLYYAGDTIQNVMLRGYHLSDIYINWLILLGIFLLLLVLNMIGMNRYRKV